The genomic window tcgtgacaaaccagtcctagAACCTGATCTGTGACACAACCTGCCGGCTGACAGACGCAATTAAACGCCAAACTGGATGTAATAACCCTTTTCTACAGTACCCACGTAGACATGTTTGGCAGTAGATTCCATGCTGCCAAAAAGACTACTAAGGAAACCAGCCTTTGGAGACTGGCCTCTTTTGATGATTGAACTGCCAGTTCGGTGTCCTGTAACTGCGTACCAGCAGGAAACAGCCGAACTAACTTCTCGGCTCTGCTATGTTTCCGGGTGGAAAGGCCCGAGAGATGTACTCAATGGAGACCGCTGTGCCCTTTATCACTGGCAGGGCTGGCAGACTGATCTCCTGTGGGCACAGAGAAGAGACGGAGGTGTCTGACAGGACCCCTTCGTCGGGGGCCGCCGAGACTGAaacacgaccctcaggtcgggcctagccTTGGGAGCCCCAGATACAGAGTGCCACTGATCCTGACTCCGAGACCTGTTGATGACAGTGTCTACTGCATTGCAAAAAAGACCAGAAGACGTAAGCGAGGCGTCCAGGAGGAAgacggacagggtcaaccagagatgtCTCTCCGCAGCCATCATGCTGCCATAGACAGCCTGATAGCACGGGTGGTCTCCTTGGTGGGGCGGAGAGCTAAATCTGTGGTACGACAAAGCTTGTTGATGTCAACTTCCTCACCCTCGTCTAGCTCCTTAAGCAGGTCAGCCATGTATGCTTGCAACAGAGACATTGTATGCAATCATGCTCCAGCCTTACCTGCTGCCATATAACCCTTGCCCACAAGTGCTGAGGTGGTGCACATCGGCTTGGAGGGCAAGAATGGAGCCTTCAAAGACGATGGGGGTCAGATAGCTTGAGAGCGTCTGCTCCAACCGGGACTACATCTTAAAGCGGCACTTATTTAAACCCATCACATTACCATAATAATAGAGAAGCCCCtatctgcagcctgcagatcgaggcggggctgaatctggggcggggctgcacgtgtcgcccagcccacatgccttctcattggttgtggGTAAATGAATAATGTCGAGATAAcgtaactcccacaactcatctcattggtggcaaagtaatgacgttgaatacattatgaagttaagggaaatgaaatagcagataaaatagcaaaggaagttactaaaaataatcaaattgattttacagttattattagaggaacaaaaattattattaaaaataaattaaagaaacaatggcaacaacaatgggaagaaaataggaaaggacgatggtttcataagattcaaaggagagtgggagaaataaggtgtacagagaggaataggcgagaagagacaataatatcaaggcttcggcttggacacacgggattaaatggaacattactgaaaataggtgAACATagcacagggaaatgtgaatattgccgGCATGAAGAAAGAGTGGAACACctcatattagagtgcaggaaatatgaaactgaaagaagaCAATTGACTTTCGagcgtaatatggaattacccatataaccaaaagatggcagcacaggattatttattatgcagctgccttttaaactccctaaatttttcaagacgtcttgcttttcgatttattataaaattactaatataataaattgtagtactttttacggtggccgagagaggccaacgcgctgcaaacaagaaaacacatgcaaacagaaaaaaacgacaacaaataaagaaaacatcttcatcagtttgacaacacaggcgctgcaaatcctcgcaacgcaaacacaaatacggaaacgcgctgcaaattctcacaacacaaccaaactcagaaacgcgctgcgaacacacgagggcgctgcaaactaacaaacgcgctgcatatagcacagtccacaacggaaatgtttcagggggacctcaaaaagtgacgaactcatctgggacctgattatttatatcactatattacctgattatttatatcactatcacctttaagtgatactatactatcactaaaaggtgatagttcaccgataacatctctgctctgaccaacagccactgaaaaaataatcaggtcccagatgggttcgtcactttttgaggtccccctgaaacatttccgttgtggaccgtgctatatgcagcgcgttcgtgtgttcgcagcgccttcgtgtgttcgcagtttggttgtgttgtgagaatttgcagcgcgtttctgtatttgtgtttgcgttgcgaggatttgcagtgcctgtgttgtcaaactgatgaagatgttttcttaatttgttgtcgttttttctgtttgcatgtgttttcttgtttgcagcgcgttggcctctctcggccactgtaacttttaccgtccttaagtatatattataggaagtgcagaaaatcattaagctcacacacaaacagcctataagggtaaattatttaaatactaatatatagttcactacaaatacattaaataattatggtataataattaaataatgcactcaatgtgaatcgataggaatattaaatattttataaaatttaattacatcttttaagtttttgtCACGGacagagatgaggtcagggtccaaaatgcagggaaggtgAATTTATTagttaaacaataaacaaaacacacaaaaccaagaaataaaacaaaaggccaacacggcacaacacgactagaatacaaaaccaaagataaacaaaacaggaaacacggtctAGGAGCCAGgataacaaaccacacagaagacagcatacaggaaacaatgcaacCAGGACGAGTGGTGGGAAAGGGGAGACtaaaggtgcgttccattcgaccgtaagtggactgcgaagtggacttcacagggtattccgccatcttaagtgagattccaaaccgaagggagcgaacatgttcagttcgaagggcactgcgaacggcatagggaataagggaacatcggtacttcacttcacaggaagtggacggggaaaactacccaactgtcattgcgcaccgcgtcaccagttagaagtaatgatggagcagagccgttgaagttttttaaaaggctctgaaatggagcggttgcaataaatgttgttgttattatacaaatttgaatgtttatgaatggttatggcgattcatgttacatttgcatactgTATTGTATGAATAAAAGTAAAACCGGCAAGGTGAGGCTCtgtcatgttttattttgtttcatttaatgttaccacaggatagttaaatataggctgtgtgtgtgggggggaaaaaagtgcgtgagataagaccacaaaaatctgttaatctgttaacggtctaaacatatacatttggactatattttttagatacatacgtttatatgtattttatatgtatttaaatttgaaagtaaaataaattacaatatttatgtatgttaaatcataatctgcgtgaccctgccgtcgatttgctttgatgacgttccagggcattccaaatgagcgattattgtcagcgaagtccacttcaacggatataccgtgctaagggagtagggagcagtgaacactgcgtaggggccctgtcgatcggaacgcaccttaaTATAGTGCTAGGTGATTGGAGACAGCTGTGTGATCAGAGAATGACAGGTGTGTGTGATGAGACAGGTGTGCACAATTGGTGGAGTGGGGTGCGGGAGAaagggagacagtgacctctggtggggaatGGAAAAcacacagcccagagtcatgacagttttatcttgaactctaaaatctattgatctatatattaaccatacttgttccttctgtagttttgttactctaaatttagtctgaatcatttaagctcttttttgccatcagcttgtcagatgtttggtccagttattactgtcaatcaaagCAATGAATCGCTCATATTTAGCCGAATTactctatttttttaaactggcatctgtcattcttgaaacggtatacatggacgtttggtcctcttagacaaacaacacttttcttcgattgtgaatggattatgtagagaaaacgaacaaaggaCGCTCATATTATGGCACAGTTtagttgaccagaaatgacttagctggcttgactaaacaaggaagtaaacCGTGCATATGGTAaattaatagcgaaattagaagaaattaaaatatgtttcaatttagtagatatacttcgggaagggtcaacagatggttatagggtgttatttcaatttcttacagaaattaatgtatttgagcacagaggacccagactgcTGTTTCGCGTGTCAAGATCGGGAAtgagaatcagaaataactgtgaacattattatcttaaataaataacagtgaaattcattAATGTGTCGacataattcattcatgtgtcataaatgtttgtatttataaacaactctgatgtttaacaacacttttctatttattaatttaataacataaggatagtggacactcttgctgataattttccacatttatctatcttattaacaattaagacaataatttaaaaaaagctgtaaataaacaccactggttaacattgcataacatgcttgtaaatgtatgtaaccttggaccacaaaccagtcataagcgtacgtttgaattgagatttgtacacatctgaaagctgaataaataagcaaaggattcagcgtttatataaaacgtataattcataagtatagtttccaactgcatttggcgtcaatccatttcactaaccaatgagatgagttgtgggagggatgttgcgtcaacgtcattaatttacctactaccaatgagaaggcatgtgggcggggcgacatgtgcagccccaccccagattcagccccgcctcgatctgcaggctgcagacaggtgcacttggaATAATAAGAGGCAGGAATAAGCAGGTGTTTATCACGTCCAACAAGTTACCACGTCCAACAGCTCCTCGTACTGTTGTGATTGAGAGAGTGGTTCCTCATTGACGCTCTTGACATCAACCTCCCCAAGGGAAGAAAATCTGAGCACCGAGCCCGATCCACAAGGGGGGAAGtaaccgcagagcgggcttccgatCCCACAGATCAAACATATATTCATTGGTAGAACAAGGAGTTTAAAGTGCTGTTCATCAACAGAACTAAATAATTTTAGCAACGACAACAACATTATTGTAGTTGGGGTAATCACATGGCTAAAGCGCTGTCCCTTATCAgaactaaataatattagtaaagaCAACAACCTTATTGTAATTGGGATAATTACATTGCTAACCGTtgggaaaacataaaaatctgagagcaatggttttttttttacagtgaatcaGTGGAGTCTTACCATATTCGGGCAGCTGTGGTCCAGCCGGGAGTAAACATGCCACACCATGAAAACAACCAGAAAGATAGAGGTCATGTCCTCTCAAATTACTGAACTGACTAATCAAGTCAGGGAGCTGATGCAGGACCAGGACAGCCTTTGGTCTGCTGCTTCTGCTCCCACTCCTGTCCTTGCTTGGGTAACTCCAGAACCTAGACTGCCAAATCCGAATCCCTATAATCTAATTACCGTAAAGGCCCGAGAGTAGGGAACTACAGTCTGGGAAAAGCAAGCGCCTTGCTGTGCCACATTTGAGCTGTTCATGCTGTTTGTCAGCAGAGGTGGGTAATCCAAGTGCCATGAGTAAAAGTGTGAGTGTAAGTTGGCATGTAGGTGTAAGAATGTTAAAATCGTTACTTTACCTTCATCCTGCAGCCAGGTGagcatttaatttcaatttaGACAGGATTTGACTCTTTAGGATTTTGTCAGTTTAACCCAATGAAGTGGACTGTGATGGTTGCTGTAACATGGCAGTGACTGAATAATTCATTTTAGTCTATTACATCtgtttatttgcatattttgtaATTGAAAAGCATTAAGATAATATCATAATAACATAATAGTGTTATCTGAACAAAAGCAATATGCATTTAAACCATACAGATTTATTTAAGACAttagctgtttatttatttacttttcaagTTTATTGTATAAGTAAATTTACTTTAACAATCAAACCTGTGTCCTTTATTCATGcaaatatattttcctgtttatatATTTAGTATGAGGCAAATGGATATTTAAAGTTCTGTACAATATTTAAAGTAATCTTCTAAATAGTAAATAGTTCTATAGagaaataattacattaaatctTTTTAATGTAGCTTTCTGAACTCAACAATCAAAGACAATTGTAAAGTTATACATTTGTTAATCTCACACAACTATAGGACACCACAGAAGACATTTATTTCCCTTAACCATGAACACATGAAATAGTTTGCAGGAGTTtcctgctttttttttattttatttgccatcatttacttgaaaaaaaaaaatgttaaagtgtGGGTATTTTGAGAAAAGTATAAAACATGCTCTACACCCTCCaccaattaaacaatttaaaggggtcatcagatgcccagtTTCCACAAGcagatatgattctttagggtcttaatgaaaagtttaTAGCATACTTTCATTAAAAattctgaatggtagtgtaaagCAACACCCTTTTTTCCCATTGTCAATACCAGCTCTGTCCACAGCGAGCTGTTTCATTGCATGTCCTTTTAAATGCTAataagctctgctcgccccgtccCTGTCTTCCGTGGAGTGACAAGCCGCTCTCTGGCTATAAAATTTAGCCATGAAACtcgctaactagcacattattaagaaatgcTTTTTGGCAAGTATATAGGTGAAGCTGTATCATGAATGATTTGCGTAAACATAGACACATCTATGTATACAAACGTAATCCTCTggatcttcagcggctcagatgtaaATGGCTGTAAATGTTGACTGCAATGTTCATGTTCACATTAGAAGACATTCTTTTCTACTGCTTCAGCGTCAAAACAATTGTGGACTGTTCACAGCTCACTTAGGGTAGGTCTAAGACGGTCATGTCAATCAGTAGTCGTGGGAGGGGCCTGTCCAGAACTACATCATTTTGCCAGGAATCTCAGAACTCAGAagtaattaatatatattattatttgggATTAAAAAAAGCACTcggtggatttttattattgtagagtggttgtgtttacacattgccaacacacatttatgttcaaacaacatgtaaaagtgaattttgcatctgatcaCCCCTTTATGAAGACTAAATAAAACAGCTCAGAGGTGAAACGGCTTTACTTCAGTAGCACTAACAGTGAAAAAGTAGGACACTTGAATGTTTGTCTATAATTTTTAGAGAGGAGCAACATTTAACATCTAAACACATAGATTctgcttaaaaaaaactttatatgaATGGCACTTGAGAAGTGTTGATTATTTTCTGATTGTGAAGTTGCTGTCATCATTCTTTTTTGAGGCAGCAAAGACATCTGAAGAACTTCATGTACTGCTGCCTGACCTGGACAAGAAAGAGACGAAAGGAGCTGAGTGACTTAAAGGGATCAATTTTACCTCTGAAACTCATGAACCTGAATAGAGTTTGTTTAGGATAAACAGGTAAGAAAAAGATCAAGAGCATTTTCTGTCAGTTTAAATGGGAAATGACATTCCGCTCTAAAAGTCACAGGTCACCAAACACAGACCTCAGCGGAAAAATATAGATTACAAATGTAAACTGAGTGATGTCTGACCTCATTATTGAGGACACAATAGATCAGGAAGATGAAGGTCCCCTGCTGAGAGTTCACGATCAGGAAGAGGATCTCCAGTCCCTTACTGTCTTCAGTGAAGAAACCCAGAATCCAGGGGCAACCAAGAACCACACACTGAGCCAGTGTTTTAAATACCATAATCCTGAAGAGAAACAGAAAGAAAGAGTTAATGTGTCTTTATTGACTATATGTGGTTTTCTAAAGAGtgattaaataataatgttaCTTGGTTTGTTTCATTTGTGAAACTTCAGCATTGAGACTTTTGAGAGCCGAGTTCAGACTGATGAAGATCTTGATGAAGAGGAACGTGTTTGCCTGGAAAGTAGAAGatgaattaaacatttttcttttcatttttctttttaatataaaaaaaaaaagttatgagaAATGTCTTTACTGCTAGTATGATGCAAACAGGACCCAGAAAACTCCAGACGAAGCCTTTATCGGTTTTAATCCAGCAGCTGTTTAGAGAAATATCAATAAAACAATTAATGACTGGTGAGATTTCTGACCTCAAAGAGCTCAAAATTATCCCAGCcatgaaagaagggtcttatctagcaaaacgtccAGTTATTTATATtccttttaaccttaaatgcttggcttatctagctctgtgtgaactctcatcTCCCATCTCCTTTtctactccaacttcaaaattgccctacatgcACTACACGTATTACACTTTTTATAAAGGgagtttgatcatctttgcatgttcacgtCTTCATTTCTTCTGCAGTGATGTTGGGTGAATTTGAGGTAGAaaattgagggagaaaatgagatttcaacattgtaccctaactgtattgaaccgggtAAAACAAAGATTAACACAGAGCtcgacaagacaagcatttcaggtttaaaagtatatcaattgtcaagttcttttagaaaataaccattcATTTCAGCAGATAAGACtcctcttcctcggctgggatcatttagattcTATATgtaaagaaatcctgaaatgttttcctcaaaaaaaacataatttctttacaactgaagaaagaaagacatgagcatcttggatgacaagggggtgagtaaattatttttatcattattattattttttgcaagTGAACTGGTCTTTAATCTTTAAACTCCAataatatctctctctctctctctctctctctctctctctctctctctctctctctctctatatatatatatatatatatatatatatatatatatatatatatatatctcaacaCCATGCACAAGATTAAAGGAGTTTAAAGATTAAAGACaagtatactatatatatatatatagagagagagagagagagagagagagagagagagagagagagagagagagagagagagagagagagagagagagagagagagagagagagagagagtatttTATCAGATAGTGGAAATGTCACAGTTCGGAGCGACTCTTCTAtccaaattaatttaaaattatcctaACCAACTCACTGTTCGCTGCCGTAGCCTTCAGGAACCAGACCGACAGAGACACACACCACAACCAAAGCAATCATATATCCAATCACACACAGGTATCCACTGCGAAGCACCTTCCACCTTTTGGAGCTGATCTGTGATAGGTTCCTCACACAGATGTAGAGCATCACAGCTTCAATGAACATCCACACAAAGCCGGAGAGAAAGAAGAAGTGCAGAATGCCTGAGATCGCTGCACACAACACCTAGAGACCATGAGAGACGGTTATGATGATTCTCAGTGAGGCTGTGCTTAGCTGTAGGGCTCCTTCATTATTCTCACCTGATGAGGCCGTATGATGCTCAGGAACTGCTGCGTGAGCAGGAACAGAAGGTGAGCCAGCAGAAGACTGATGCAGATGTTGATTCGAGCCACATTATTCACTTTAGGACTCCACTGACAAAAGGCAAAGGTCAACAGGGCCAAACTGAAGAACACCAGCCCCACGCTCACACACACCAAATTCAACAGATCCAGCAGTGAATCgatctgagaaaaatgtcaaagaGTACATGAGTGCCCAATCTGTGCTGTTCTTCAGCGTTCACTAGAAATATTCTCGTACCTCTCGTGGACGGCTGGTTTGCATGATGAGAGCGAATGTGGACAGATGTACACAGGAACACACAGTGTAGCTACTGTTGGTCTTTAAAACAGAACAACCATCTACAATCCATTCGCTGATGTTCCAGTACACACAGGACAGAGAACCATTGGGATCAAactcctgcaaaaaaaaaaaaaaaaaaaaaaaaggatgaacAGTCATAACACATCAGAACAATGAATATTAGATGTTTTCAGATTTTTGCCAGCTCTCAGTTTGGAAGCACATTTCAGTCTCTCACTCGGATGTGTCTGAAGGTGAAGTTGACTGGTTTGGTGAGTTTAGTGTTGGTGGTTTTGGGAAGAGTAACTGAGATCACAGTGGACATCATGGTTTTAACCGTGTCATTTGATGTGTTGAAGAAGTCTGGCTTCAGTAGATTCTCCATCTTGTTGAAGCTCATAAAAGCCACAGCAGCAGATCCTGTGAGACAGAAATAAACAAAGAAACTTACATTATACTATATATTACAATACCAACACCACCAAAAAAGTAAGCAAAGGTGGTTTAGTGGTAATGGTATGAT from Garra rufa chromosome 7, GarRuf1.0, whole genome shotgun sequence includes these protein-coding regions:
- the LOC141338228 gene encoding adhesion G protein-coupled receptor E3-like — its product is MLITAYTSIDPCYNYTVLDDPWRATNNTSVGMCDTSVTWSGWYRLFINNVSAQIPDTCVAFEHCGTRFPLWIRGGHPTVQDGVVTRDVCGNDGTYCCYYGSYPIKVKACPGNFYVYELIVPTLCNSAYCAVQDGIVTRDVCGDYSSYCCYYGSYPIKVKACPGNYYVYELSQTSGECFQNLLEQIENITVQVLPLNIVTNILTVAFNASEKMLESLLSANPTELASYGNRMLKTSKKLISTLVKPTDTSDKVSFTLSTVEGQIFMVGPNVAVKKIPQLDTTYSSVDIDLIGIAKNNNERSAAVAFMSFNKMENLLKPDFFNTSNDTVKTMMSTVISVTLPKTTNTKLTKPVNFTFRHIREFDPNGSLSCVYWNISEWIVDGCSVLKTNSSYTVCSCVHLSTFALIMQTSRPREIDSLLDLLNLVCVSVGLVFFSLALLTFAFCQWSPKVNNVARINICISLLLAHLLFLLTQQFLSIIRPHQVLCAAISGILHFFFLSGFVWMFIEAVMLYICVRNLSQISSKRWKVLRSGYLCVIGYMIALVVVCVSVGLVPEGYGSEHCWIKTDKGFVWSFLGPVCIILAANTFLFIKIFISLNSALKSLNAEVSQMKQTKIMVFKTLAQCVVLGCPWILGFFTEDSKGLEILFLIVNSQQGTFIFLIYCVLNNEVRQQYMKFFRCLCCLKKE